From Heteronotia binoei isolate CCM8104 ecotype False Entrance Well chromosome 3, APGP_CSIRO_Hbin_v1, whole genome shotgun sequence, a single genomic window includes:
- the METTL21C gene encoding protein-lysine methyltransferase METTL21C has protein sequence MFSTQYQLFPKATQVIMEDEEGIEEDSEFYIDCSQTSDSEPRVFKMLEKWVPKASHCFDKEHYFYAGHQITIQESIENFGAIVWPGALALCQYLESDQQEINLKDKKVIELGAGTGLVSIVASILGAFVTATDLPEVLENMQFNITKNTRGLNIHKPEIRKLAWGENLNQDFPQSTHHYDFIVATDVVYHHTALDLLIETIDYLCQPGTTLIWANKFRFSTDYDFLDRLSNIFNITQIAEFPESNVKVFKGTAREN, from the exons ATGTTTTCAACCcagtaccagttgtttccaaaAGCTACCCAAGTGATAATGGAAGACGAAGAAGGCATTGAAGAAGATTCTGAATTCTACATTGACTGTTCTCAAACATCAGACTCAG aACCGCGTGTTTTTAAAATGCTGGAAAAATGGGTTCCAAAAGCATCTCATTGCTTTGACAAAGAGCATTATTTTTATGCTGGGCATCAGATCACCATTCAAGAGTCCATAGAAAACTTTGGAGCTATAGTATGGCCTGGG GCTCTTGCTCTGTGTCAGTACCTGGAATCCGATCAACAAGAAATCAACCTCAAAGACAAGAAAGTAATTGAGCTTGGAGCTGGGACTGGCTTGGTGTCCATAGTGGCAAGTATATTAG gTGCTTTTGTCACAGCCACCGACTTGCCTGAGGTACTAGAAAATATGCAATTCAACATTACAAAAAACACACGGGGCCTGAACATTCACAAGCCTGAAATACGAAAGCTGGCATGGGGAGAAAACCTCAACCAAGATTTCCCCCAGTCAACCCACCATTATGATTTCATCGTGGCTACTGATGTTGTATACCATCACACTGCTTTGGATCTCCTGATAGAGACAATAGACTACTTGTGTCAGCCAGGGACAACCTTGATATGGGCAAACAAATTCAGATTCAGCACAGATTATGATTTTTTGGACAGACTGAGCAACATATTCAATATCACGCAGATAGCAGAATTCCCAGAGTCAAATGTCAAAGTGTTCAAAGGCACAGCGCGAGAAAATTAA